AAGCCTCCTTCATTCTATCTTGCTTTGAGCATAAAATAAACCAAGTAGCTTCCAAAAACTAGTTCTTTTTCTCCTTATTTCTTAGACAAAACAACCCTTAAACTCTCTTGTGTTCTACTCATTTTCGATAAAAGAAGGATCCCAAAATAGAAATGAATTCACAAAAATCAAAGCTGGAAATTTTACACCATCCAAGTACTTGATTCCTCTTTCTTTTGGCCTTCTAAAAAGCTACAAATCAAGCAAGCAAATATTATCTCAAGGTGGTGAAACCGGAAAAATCGTCGCAAAAACcgaaagtgtaatcatatataaactcccatgacttttcaatttctttctaatttcTTTCACCACatgctctttcaaaaaaaaaaaattctttcaccacattcatttgaagctctcattcatttttcctttcaccacattcatttgaaactctcatgacttttcaatttgtttctaataatgattataagttgtttaataaaattaaataaatatcaaacctaaattgtaatcatatataaactaaatttcaatattaaaataatatatttacatctacttataaagttatgttttttttttactttttatatattatacttaatttattagttttaatatattgttggatgtaaaccattatcattttaaagttacaatgtttgaacaatttgtataaaatatttaaattataaacctaaatataacattacatgaccaagttaaatataaattttagtttaacttaaacaacccaaataatattttgtaaataattaaaagtgataaattgtagtgtctttctaataattattataatttggttaataaggataaataaatatcaaacctaaattgtaatcataaataaactaaatttctatattaaaataatatttttacttctacttataaagttatgtctttaacttttaacatattatacttaatttattaaatttaatatgttgttgtatgtaactattatcaatttaaagctacaactttggaacagtttggacaaaatacttaaattgttaattgaaatataacattacagtgtcaacttaaatataaatttcagttccacttaaaaaatccaataaatattttttgaatagttaaaagtgataaattgtagtgttaaatgcaaaaactaaattataatatcaatttaactaaaatatttcctaaagatatttgtacaattgttaaaagttataaataagtagcttaaaataacttacaataacaatagttaaaaataactctatataaatgattatattaggGGTGAGCGCGGTACGGTTCGGTGCAATTATTAgctaaaacctcaccactaaccacaaatgcggttaatccattttcaaaaccgcttggtgtgattatttttgcggtgcggttttgtttgtttgtttgtttgttttttttgttgtgGTTATTAACCACATGGATTTGGTACGgttattttgtgtgttttttaaCCATAGTTTAGAGCTCAAatagttttaagagttcaaacatattacttataataataataaaaatcataaggtataagacaattaacttaaatcacaaacaactaatctcttaaaaacatcaaatcaatagtaattaacaataaatatcttaaaattgtctaatttcaccatttatcaaagttaaacataacaaaaaaccaaTACTTTTGTTTTCTAGTATTTTATCCAtctttcatccatgaaacttgtctaatttttaatatttaatatattaataattaataaaaaatattgtatataatatatgtgtTGCGATGTAGTTTTTTtacggtttttgaaaactaataaccgcatcgcaccgcaaatttgcggtttttgaaaaaacagaaaacctcaccattagtttttattgcggttgcggtttatgTGGTTTTTGcagttaattttagttgcggtacggttttgctcacccctagATGATATTATTACCTTTAAAGTTAAAAAACAATgtctaatgttttaaataattataatgatagaaattaaaatgttaagaaaataaattttaaaaattaattaataataacaaaaactataaataacattaagtcatatattatatttaattttatttataagtaactcgcgggtagaaatcTTTCAAATGGTTGAGATTATacaattataatagatgtatatattattatataattgaaaataatcaatatattatatcaatttagtatacgaattattatatcaaatttaacaacaacgttattattatatttaaaaaacatatatttgtaaagatttcaactatataggtgtttctgcgcaacgcgcgggcattcgcctatatatatatatatatatatatatatatatatatatatatatatatatatatatatatatatatatatatatagagagagagagagagagagagagagagagagagagagcgagagttaACTTCAAATgttttactatctattgtgtgtatgtaGGATTGATTATcgaccaatcattttacttattttaagaaaataattagtttatattaaatgctgaaaatttaattaatactcattatatcttcaatatgtaatatgcattaattacttttttaaaataactaaaatgattgattTAGAATCAATCGTACATATACACAATAAATAGTTAAAACacaataacctaagcatatatatatatatatatatatatatatatatatatatatatatatatatatatatatatatatatatatatatatatataatgttcgtGTGATGAACTATAAAATGTaacatatataagaaatgtttcaTTTTTTCAACAAGTAAAATAAGCAGAAATATAACATTTtgtattttcatattaaaaaatattaaaatttcgtAGCTAGAAAATTGGCTTAATACCAAAAAAGCCATAAGTTTTACATTGATATTCTAAATTAGCCCTAAATGGATTTTTTGTGTCTAATTAGCTTAAATAATTGTGACCCCGTTTCAAAATCGTTTTATCATCCGGTTAACAGTCGGTCAAGGTACGTAGCCGGTCACCACTCTCCTATACTACTCGATAGTCCGTATACCACCTAATATCACCTTTCACATAAACGTCTTGCATCAAAAAAGGGTTTCTTGTAGTTGGTCTTAGGAAGAAGAAGGGTTTGGAAAGGGTTTCTTACACCATTGTTGCATGCAAAAAAGCTTCTATTTTGAAGTTGATAATCACTGAAGTAGAAAGGTACGTGGGGTGCCAATAAGAAATTGATGTGTATGTGTGTTCTTATCTTACATAATCGAGTTCCATAGTGTCACTTACAagtataatttttcattttgaacAGATGGCTTCATCATCTGGAACTAAAAAGGTGAAAGGGCCTGATAAGGTTTATGTAAGGGACGAGGACTCTGATGATGATCTCATAGATTTCTCTTTCCTGGATTTTGCACCAGAGACCTTTAAACCAACCTCAAACCTGTCTGATGACCCATTTCTTAACATGTTATGTGATGAAAATATGCTAAGGAGGACTCTTGATGGAATGGGAGATGATGATCAGGAAGTTGGTGTTAAGGATCCAGAACATGATCATATTGATGATCAAAATGACGGTGAAGTAGGTGTAGAGTACAGGGTTCATGATCCAAACATACATTGGAAACAAATGAAGCCGGTAGTGGGAGAGTGTTACGAGTCCCCTGCTCAACTCAGGTTTGCATTAACTAACTATGCGGTAGCTAATGGATATCAGTTGTGGTTTATGAAGAGTGATAGGCATAGAGTGATTGTTAGGTGTGggaaaatatataaaaaagacCCATGTCCCTTTAGAGTTTATGCTGCTTGGCAGTATAACGAACGAACATTTCAGATTAAATCTATATGTGACATACATCTATGTGCTAGAAATTTTAATTTTGGAACTTTGGTTAGTTGTAACTGGTTGGCCAAACAATACCTGAAGGATATTATTATGAAGCCACAGATGACATTAACTGAGATGAAGGAAGATGTACTTAGGATGTTTTCAGTAAATGTATCCAAGGGGCAATGTCACAGGGCTAGGACAAAGGCAAGAGAGATGATAGAAGGTAAGTTAGAAGAACATTATGCAAACTTATGGGACTACGCTGCAGAAATCCTCAGGTCTAACCCAGGGAGCACTTGTAAGGTGAGAGTAGATTCTAATGCAAGTGGCATGAACTATTTCAAAAGGTTTTATGTGTTCTTAAAGGCTTTTAAGGATGGTTGGAATAGGGGTTGCAAACGTGTGATAGGTTTGGATGGTTGTTACCTAAAGGGTCAGATCAAGGGAGAACTTTTGACTGCTATTGGAAGAGATGCAGACAATCATGTATATCCAATAGCATGGGCAGTGATCGATGTAGAGAAAAAAGATCATTGGACTTGGTTTATTGAGCTGTTAGTTGCTGATCTTGACCTTGACTATGGTAGGGGTCTTGTGGTTATTTCCGATCAGCACAAGGTAAATTATACTATAAATTTGTTTAATTATTATACATTGATAATAATTTTGTTTATTCAATGCCAGGGTCTACTACAAGCTGTTACAAAACTACTTCCATATGTTGAACATAGACAATGTGCCAGGAACATCTATGCAAACTTCAGGAAGAAATACACTAGGTTAGAGCTCAAGAACCTGTTTTGGGAAGCTGCCAACAGTACTGTGTAGGGGGACTTTATAGCAACAATGAAGAAAATCAAAGACATAACTCCTAGTGGCTATGAATAGCTGATGTCAAACAAACCACCTTCTTGGTGTAGGGCATTTTTCTCTCATGGATATGCTTGTGAGGCTATAGAGAATGGCATATCAGAGTGTTTTAACTCGATGATCATTCACATGAGAAAAAAACCAATTCTAACAATGCTTGAAGAAATCaggatttatttgatgaatagaTTTTATCATCAAGCTGCTACAGTTTCTCAATGGAAAGGTGATTATGGCCCAAACACCTTAGAAAAGATTAAGGAGTTTGGAAAGCATATGAGGTATGCTTATTTGATTTTAATTGTGATCTTAAGTCTATACATTTACATTACTAATTACTTATAATTTTAGGTTCTGGATAGTAATACCAAGTGGAGGGGCATTATTTGAGACAAGGCATGGATATTCAGCTTACAAGGTGGATTTAGATGCTCATTCTTGTTCATGCAGATTATGGGAGATATCAGGGTTACCATGTGTTCATGCTCAAGCTGCAATCAATTTCACACATAGAGATCCAACTGATTTTATTTCCTTTTGGTTCCATAAGGACAAGTTCATAGAGACATACAGGGACAACATCTTACCTGTTAATGGAAGTAATATGTAGCCCTGTACTGAATATTTGAAGCCCTTACCACCCCTTGTTAGGAGAATGCATGGAAGGCCAAAAACAAAGAGAAGAAGACATGCCTCAGAATGTCAGGATTCTAAGTTCCCTACTCAAAAGGCAAAGGTTAGCAGGACTGTTAGGTGTGGGAAATGTAGGGAACTTGGTCATAACAAGTTGTCTTGTAAGAATGGAGAAGGTCCAAGTGACCCTATCCCTAAAAGGAAAAATGGTAGACCAAAGGGAGATGGGGGAGGGAATTTAGCTGTGAACATTGCAAAGACACCAAGGAAAGTAGATAAGGGAAAGAAGAAAGTTGTTGAGGACACATCAAAAGAAGTAAATGAGGGACATAATAAAGTTGTTGATCACACATCAAAAGAAGCAAGTGAGGGAAAGATGAAAGCTGCTGAGGGCACATCAAAAGAAGCAGGTAAGATGATAGATGTTGATCAGTCAATTTCTCCTTTGAAGAGAATGAAGATGATGGCAAGGAGGGGAGGTAAGATCAAATATGTAGGGAGAATAGGGGTTGTGCATGGTAGTATAAGTCAAAATGTGGCAGGTGTTGACCATGAAGATTTTGAAACTATTAAAGATCTGCAGGCATCTAGATATGAtcatggggaaattgttgaagcTTTTAATAAGGTGTGTagttataaatttaattattaacacAATTTTCTTGAACattatatgataatatgtttatgttaatTTCTTATTAACAGTTGACAAAAGAGAGGAAGGAGATGTTGGTTGAGAGTATAGTTGATGAAGAGACCAGTCAAGAAACACAAGATCCGTTGGTAAAAAAAAGGAAGCCCTCAGAAAGAATTATCAAGATTAAGTTGAAAAAAGCAGTGCATGATCCAGATGGAGGTGGTTCAACAACTGAGAAAGCACTTACATTGGACTGATTTTGTTATGGACGGGGGGTTAATTGGGCATAAATCTTTTGATAGCCCTTTTTTGTGAAAGCATCTTTTGGTAACAAGCTTCCAATTTGTTGACAACATGTTATCTTTTGACTGTAAATTGTAGTAACATTGTCATTTTGGGAAATCATCTTTTGGCTTGTAAACATTGTTGTAAAATTGGAAGTTTGGTTCTAATTGGTACCCTCCATGTATGTATTTGGCTATTATGTTTATAAAGATTGTGGTTTGTAGTAAGTTCAAATTTCTATGTCAGTTTGTAATGGATAGTAAATTTTCAATTTCTAGTTAATGCTTTTCATATTAATTGTCCCGTAGGACTATGTATTACAAGGGTATCCATATTACAACCATCAAAATGTTTTCAGATGCTATTAAAACTGTGCCAAAATAAGCATCTAATACAATTTCACCTAACCAACAACTTCACAAAAGACTAAACTTAACTTCCTATAATCTCACCAGCAATACAGTCCCTGTTACCAACATCACTGCAAATAGCATGACCATGATGAACATAAGCTTCATCATCAATATCAACCTCCTATTTTGATCCACATTCACCTGTTCCAACTGAGCATTGCCATCAACCATCCCAACCAGAGCTAAATGCATTTGGTACATGAGGTTTTTGTAATCTTCACTAGGCAAAGGTGGGTCCAACCACATGAAGAACTTACAATACCTGGAAGGATCCTGCACATTTTTATGACAAATTTGCCCTTAGTCCCATAACAAGACTTTATACTGCACATTTTTATGACAAATTTGCCCTTAGTCCCATAACAAAACTTTATACTGGATCAAAGAGTGAAGAACAAATTTGCACATTTTTATGACAGATTTGCCCTTAGTCCCATTTGAAAACTTTATACTGCACATTTTTATGACAAATTTGCCCTTAGTCCCATAACAAAACTCTATACTGGATCAAAGAGTGaagaacataccttgtagttggtGCATCTCCTAAATTTTCTTCCAGGATTCTTGTCCATCCACGAAATTGAGAAGCTAGCCTCAACACCACAACGACACAAAACCATGGGGTTATTTCTGTTCCTGAAATTGACATTAACATTTTGAAATCCTGAAGTCATTGACCCTGtagaccttgtagatgaactagCCATGAAAAAGTTAGATGCGTGGAAGAAGAAGTCGGAGAATGTAGAAGTAGGAGGTGGAAGATGGGTTTCTAACGGTAAAACCCTTATTTGTAAAGGGGTAACCGGCTAACACGGTTTGAGGCAAAAGTCAACACATACATAATGGCTAATTAGACACAAAAAATCCATTTAGGGCTAATTTAGAATTATGGTGTAAAACTTCACATTTCTagttatttttatataatatagAGGTTGTATATCTAATGATCGTTAAAATTTGTGGTTTTGTATCTGTGTTGAAAACTGATCATTGTTCCAAGTACATCCGTTATGATGTCtgtatttctttaagaaatgtttatTAGTTATTAATCAAAGGTAAATAAACTTTATATAACTAAAGAATTGTGAACAAAAATACGGGATCTTTATATGGGTTTACTATTCTTCAAACTAAGAAAACTAACTTAGTGAAGACCTCTGTAATAACCGTTAATCCCAAAGGAGCGGAGAATGTTGTGTATAGTTCTATACGGGTTGACACCCCgtctgtggttgctagctactaCCTTCGTATGACGAGAAAAAACTAACGATGACTTCTTATTTTATCTCATTGTTGTTCTTGACGTTGATAAAGCATCGTTGAAACTATTTTATATTTAACAAAGGCGGATAAAAGTCATATAGCTCGGTTATTAAACTCTACATAACCCTGAAAATCCTTTaccaaaaatattaatataaatcaaaaCGGTATGTATTAATGTTATTGATTTAGTGATATTATTTATTTACATAAATTAAATAATTGGTAATTCACTTATCGAAAATATATAAATTGTTGAGGAatttaaatatcctcctacctttTCTTCCTACTTATCTTCCTACCCAAGtaaaatgatgacatgtgtcatatttgGATAAGATTAATTACATTTTAGTACACTTGTCATCATTTTAAATGAGTAGGAAGATATGTAGGAAggaaagtaggaggatatttaatttctctaaattgttatttatgtattataaataatatttattttgagATCTTATACCGATTCAAGAAAATAAGTTTATCTAATTTATATTTCTTTAGAATTTATAAAGATGAATTATTCTTCGTTTATAGTTCTTACATTCATAAAAATTgcattttaatttataaaactCTCGGTGTCAAAACCTATggaactcaccaacaatttttggtttacggccaaggtgtaaactcctggccataaactctccttGAATGATGAGTTTGATGAAGTTTAAGGCCATAATCTAGTGTTTAACATGCACTACTAGACGATAGATGGAATACTCACACTTTGGAGTTCTTTTGAGGAGTTTTCGTttaccaagaacaagtgtgtatTCTTGTAGTTCTTGGTGTAACTTGAAGACctaacaaaatggaatgatttcatggatggaaTCATGGAATGATACTAGttaatgaaggatatcaactaattaaaggttagaacacttacatatATGAAGATCTAGACGAAAAACCTGATGATACTAGAGAGGATTTGGAGATTTTTGGCCAATGGAATGAAAGAATGAGAAGAATGAAGTGTTcccatatatataggggtgagtttatggccaccttgagtttacggccgtaaactcttggtgtcttggccgtaaactcccctttgaTGCGTTTATGGCTTGATCTTTTTACCGTGGCTTTAacagatacttcctaacacttaTTCCTCAAGTGTACTATGCTAAAAATCCTTAGAATGATCTTTAACAAGGCTGGAACTCATTAGCAATAagtctgacactcagttgagttgactcaCTGAgctttcaaataaaaaaaatcgggttgtcacatcatccccccgttagatgtaatttcgtcccgaaattagctttcttaacAGTACTACTGGGGTTGTGCTTCTCTGATTTGCAAAATACCCACTCATAGACCTTGCAACATTGCCCTAGTGTTCATGATAGGactcatacttggtccatctatcgtTACCTCATGTATATAAGTCGcatataattaggattagtaagacggtcggatgtgcgactctgccccaggtccacaaccaaacaaggaacaagagatagGGCGGAATCACACATACTAAATCTatgtaatcataatcatataccactctcgcgtatacactaaatagtaataggtgggctgtattcgtccttagcctctgtgctcgaacttggtctgttggacgagtggtatttcggaAAGGTCTGTTGAACATATGGCGACAAGGCTTCagaggacaaagtactcttcgcacgagtacttcggggtttagaaTTACAAAAGATAAAACTGAGGTTTAGGTCGGACTGTCGATACGAATGACGAAGGTTTCGTGAACTTGACGGTCGAGGCGATAGAAAtatatgaacttagtatggtgaggaccacgccaactcatgacaaATAATAGTAACGGACTCTTTACTGAATAAAAGTTTTGACCGATTTGAAAGAAACACTTGTTATACGATGACGTACCGCTGGTGTTTGACAATGTACTCCTAgtgtgttcgacaatgtactcTTAGTGTGTTTGACAATGTACTCCTAGTGTGTTCGTCAATGTACTCTTAGTGTGTTCGACAATGTACCCTTTGTAACTGTTATAGTGCTTTCTGTTTTCCCCTTTTATGTTAACACTTCTACGTATCGTACCGCGATGAGCGAGTACATATAACTGAAAGTGTTTTTGATAACTAGTGTCGATAGTTCGTACTACGatcctccttggtaccactatAATCGCCTGCgatatacaagttatgaataatCAAGATGAATAAGACGGTCGACTGAGTAATTCTGCctcaaaaccacaaccaaacaaggaacaagaattaaggcggaatcactcactctaagtctgcaacatcttagttatgcacaaccctgatgtacatactaagccatcatagcttctctGAATGGATCTTTTGGTTCTCCCTGATACTGTGACTTGTTTCAATACGTGAGTTATTAAAATTACTTTTAAGTGTCttccccaagttttaatcttatataaatataagttcATTTTTAAAGTAATTACTATTTCGAAAATGAACCGCTACTCGTTCAGGACTCTGGGGTTGATTCTCCTGCAGTGATCATCAGAATGTCTCCATCCGTGCctgagttctttgttatcgggtAGTCCCTTTGGTAGTCTATAGTCTCAGCATggccatagcaggcttggttttcttcaactctgaggacttgggagatcggttgagccggtgccctgcagaaacggactgtgtgtccctttctgtggtAGTttagacactgcatttcccggcatcctccggtgtggtgatagttgcactttccacacttcggaagggttccagcatacctACTGGCAAGTGCTGGAGCAGCAGGTGTTGaagcggcgtacatagtacttGTTTGTTGCTCTTGCGGGGGTTCCTGTGTTgtttgcttcttcttcttcttgttccccgATTTCCGATTATAGTCCTCTCCCTttgatggctcgggaactggGACTTCTACGCCATGGCGGACTtcatggtcgatgagtcgctggGCTAGGATTTTGGTACTATCGAAAGTGGTTGGGTTAGAAGACAACACATCTCCTTGCGTCGGGGCAGTTAGACCCCAGATGTatttttctatcttcttgctctccggggtaaccatcccgggGCATAGCGCTGCTAAGTCGCTAAATCTGTCAGTGTAggccactatgtctgagccgaccatctTGAGCACCCATAGTTCTTGTTCTAGTTTTTGTACTTTgtcccttgggcagtactctcccATCATTATTTCCTTCAAGTTCTCCCAGCCCATAGAGTTAGCTAGTGATAGattcagtgacttaacatggccattccaccatgttagggctctgcCGGAGAAGGTGCAGGaagcaaacttgactttgctcccttctgggcatgaacaaatttcgaagaccgaacctgttttctcgaaccattgcatcagcgcaaTGACTCCTCCGTCTCCAttgaaggatttgggtttgcagctcatgaagtccttatacgaaAATTCCCTTGGGTGTTCGTAGGTATCTTTGTGGTTGGTTAGGTGAGCACCGCTACCAGATCCACTGATACCACTTGCACGAATTTGGGTTAGGGCGGCTTCCGTTACTGCTGCTTGAAAAGCAGCTAGGTCGAACTATGGTGGTGGGGGTAGTGGTGTTTGAGTTGGAGTTATCGTAGTAGAGCGTCTGTTTGATCTGCAAGGAGAAATCTTTGCTAACAGAATACAAAGATGAGAATGGATAAGTCGATAGTAGCGGATAAAAGCCGAAAGctgaaagacaaggttatcctagttctgagtgAATCTGGTCCTGACTTCCATAGGGTTCTGGAAACAATTCATAATAGAGTCTATACCGAATAAACTTTATGAAATTGAAATGGTTGTCCTCGAATGAATATATGTgacctgaataactgttaccagttgcatgaaaagaaaataatcctaacacatagggtgagtagtgtttccactaactcattaagttaaccaagattattatttattagtgtgacacaTATGACGTTGTGGTTACTTCGGCTGATCCCTCCTTGAAAACTTCCCTTGAACttgttcttgttcctccttgacttATCTGTTGACCGTTGTGAGGAAGTGGTTACATATATTTGGatttgtcgtgcgagaatggatgTGACTAGAGAATCTATGAgatttaaggtaactttatggggtgatccttacagagtccttctataattgtacaatgtatacaatttttatataattcaagattaaatagaccttcgaataagtgatcctactccaaaaccacaaccaaacaaggaacaggtagtgaagcatagatcacaaattctaagtctataaaacctcaattatatataaccttgggagtatacattgcaagattatagacctatccgtaagggtcttttaagttatcacataagttatttatatagtgcctaaaataatcctatagtattttaatgtaatgtaCTTGG
The genomic region above belongs to Lactuca sativa cultivar Salinas chromosome 4, Lsat_Salinas_v11, whole genome shotgun sequence and contains:
- the LOC111886191 gene encoding uncharacterized protein LOC111886191 gives rise to the protein MASSSGTKKVKGPDKVYVRDEDSDDDLIDFSFLDFAPETFKPTSNLSDDPFLNMLCDENMLRRTLDGMGDDDQEVGVKDPEHDHIDDQNDGEVGVEYRVHDPNIHWKQMKPVVGECYESPAQLRFALTNYAVANGYQLWFMKSDRHRVIVRCGKIYKKDPCPFRVYAAWQYNERTFQIKSICDIHLCARNFNFGTLVSCNWLAKQYLKDIIMKPQMTLTEMKEDVLRMFSVNVSKGQCHRARTKAREMIEGKLEEHYANLWDYAAEILRSNPGSTCKVRVDSNASGMNYFKRFYVFLKAFKDGWNRGCKRVIGLDGCYLKGQIKGELLTAIGRDADNHVYPIAWAVIDVEKKDHWTWFIELLVADLDLDYGRGLVVISDQHKGLLQAVTKLLPYVEHRQCARNIYANFRKKYTRLELKNLFWEAANSTVAFFSHGYACEAIENGISECFNSMIIHMRKKPILTMLEEIRIYLMNRFYHQAATVSQWKGDYGPNTLEKIKEFGKHMRFWIVIPSGGALFETRHGYSAYKVDLDAHSCSCRLWEISGLPCVHAQAAINFTHRDPTDFISFWFHKDKFIETYRDNILPVNGSNM